In the Onychostoma macrolepis isolate SWU-2019 chromosome 09, ASM1243209v1, whole genome shotgun sequence genome, one interval contains:
- the LOC131547096 gene encoding zinc finger protein 239, whose amino-acid sequence MSHSSKPRSHPCGLCDKSFAQISMLTKHQQLHTQDKPYKCPYCDKSFTLSSRLVLHKRTHAGEKPHTCRLCSKTFISSAHLALHLRSHTGERKYKCSVCSKMFMQSSQLMRHKTIHTGEKPFKCPDCNKCFGRASHLKTHRRLHTGEKPFKCTQCERAFTQKAGLIIHLRLHTGERPFKCDKCGKAFRTSAHLLNHQALELGGGRYICATCNKGFRSVSMLKQHEKSHQGSGMLCCSVCSGAFAHSSYLQLKLHLQNGEQLFHCKVCNKIFVKMSTFEKHCKKHQTEMDGCEEGEVKEEDSHDPPFELHTAASPTPSTSEVNTRSKTRAKIKSTMESS is encoded by the coding sequence ATGTCTCACTCTTCCAAGCCTCGATCCCACCCTTGTGGCCTTTGTGACAAGTCTTTTGCCCAGATATCCATGCTCACCAAACACCAGCAACTGCATACTCAAGACAAGCCCTACAAATGCCCCTACTGTGACAAGTCTTTTACTCTTTCTTCTCGTCTGGTTTTACATAAACGCACCCATGCTGGGGAGAAGCCTCATACCTGCCGGCTTTGCTCCAAGACCTTCATCTCATCGGCCCACCTGGCCCTGCACCTGCGCTCACACACCGGAGAGAGGAAGTACAAATGCAGTGTATGTTCCAAAATGTTCATGCAGTCGTCCCAACTAATGCGCCACAAGACCATCCACACTGGTGAGAAACCCTTCAAATGCCCAGATTGCAATAAGTGCTTTGGCCGTGCCTCACACCTGAAAACCCATCGTAGGCTCCACACCGGGGAAAAACCCTTCAAATGTACACaatgtgaaagggcttttacgcAAAAGGCCGGACTTATTATACACTTGCGCTTGCACACCGGTGAGCGcccttttaagtgtgacaaatgtgGCAAGGCCTTCCGCACGTCAGCCCACCTGCTTAACCATCAGGCTTTGGAGCTGGGCGGGGGCAGGTACATCTGTGCCACGTGCAACAAGGGCTTCAGGTCGGTGTCCATGCTAAAACAACACGAGAAAAGCCACCAGGGCAGCGGGATGCTGTGTTGTAGCGTGTGCTCGGGGGCTTTCGCTCACTCTTCTTATCTGCAGCTCAAACTGCACTTACAAAATGGAGAGCAGCTCTTCCATTGCAAGGTGTGCAACAAAATCTTTGTGAAGATGTCCACTTTTgagaaacactgcaaaaaacatCAGACAGAGATGGACGGATGTGAGGAGGGGGAAGTGAAAGAGGAAGATTCACATGATCCTCCATTTGAGCTGCATACTGCTGCATCCCCAACGCCGTCGACGTCAGAAGTCAACACACGCTCCAAAACAAGAGCCAAAATTAAGAGTACAATGGAGAGCTCATAA